GATCGGCGATGAATGTTTTTAGTTTAGGTAAATAGGCCGCTGCATTGGGAGCCTTGCTCATGGGCAGGGTGTTGAAGGAAATGTCCGTGAATACGCGACCGGGGTAGTACAGGATCAACTGGTGGATCACCTCAGTCCAGTTGTCGTAATTCAGGTCTGGCGCAATATGAGTGGCAACAAATTCATCGCCACCAAAATGAGCAAAACAGACTTTGAGCGATTTGTGTTTCTTCAAAATCGGATCCCACAACCGCGGATGGGTGAATGCCTCATCCCCGTCACCACGCTTAAAGCCTGTCCGATTACAGTGCAGCAGCACAGGCAGGTCATTATCGTTGCAATATTCTAAAACATCAGCAACCGAGGCAAGATCGTACCCCAACGAAGGATACAGCTTTACCCCCACAAACCCCATGGTCTCCACAGCTTTTTTCACATAGTCGAATGCTGTATCATGGTTTCCCGTACCCTTGCGGTGTCCGCTGGCCTTTACAAATGGCAGCACACGACCTGGATATCGCAGTATCTGCCTAGAAGTCGAATCTAGTTGCTTTGGGAAGAGCGAAAGGTCCCGTTTTAACGGTTTGGTCCCGATAATATCCATCATCAGCGGTACCAGCGCGTCGCCACGGCGAAGTTGGCCCAATATTTCATCGGTCACCTGATCTATGTTTGGCAACAGGGCTATACGCAGGAAATCGAGAAAATCCCCCAGCGTCTCCGCTGCCGTGTCGCTCTCCGCGTCCGGATCCAGCAATGCATCGATGATGTCAAAAGCAGCGCGGATGCTCTTATAGTCAGCGTTGTCGTGGATTGAATCAGAAAGCCTGCTGACCAACTGCGAAGCGTGCGTATCTTTTAAACCCGCCTTGACCAATAACTTGCGGAGCACTGGATTCGTGGCGACAGAATCTCCAAATACGACCGCCAGCAGATCTGGATCGCCCGACTCATCCAATCTTTCCAACACGGCATCCAGCCCACCGATGACAAGTTCTCCGAATTGGCTTCCTTTCGCACGCTGCCCCATGATGCGTACTGCCTCCTGGGTCAAAATTGACTTGAAGTTAAAAATATGCGCGTGGATATTGAATTTCATCTTCGTCCCCCGTTGATTTATAGTTCACAGATTGCACAAGGACCAATCGATAATTGACAGAGTTTTTTGGGCAACTATTCACAGAAACCCTGATGAAATATTTGAATGAATTTTAAGATTTCTCTCCTGTTTCAAAATCTTTCCCATGGAGTAATAGCAACACCGTTCAGAAATCGAGACTTCACTTGACCGAGTACAACCGGGTCCAAAGCAGCCCGGTTACCAAGATCAGCCAACTCGCCAATTTCCTTTGGTCCGTCTAGGCTGTAACTTTTCGGTGATGTCATTACATTGACCCGAAGGAATCGTGGTTCGCCAGCCAGCAATCGCGCATGGCGAAGACTCGATTCTTCTTGAGCGTTCATGAAGAGCTTGAGGAGCTTTCTGCTCCACCGAAAGATACCTGCTCGCGTCTGTTTTCTGACGGTGAATGGTTCCTCAGTTGTTCCAACGCTTAAGACATCAATCCGGTCCATCGGAATGCGAAGGTAGCAAACGGCTTCAACAATCGCTGCCATCGCTGGGCAATTAGCCCAAACTCCGCCATCGAAATAGCTGCTCTCCGAAACCATATTGGCAATTTTCGCAGCGGAAAAGAATGTGGGCGCCGCTGCCGTGGCCAGCGCAACATCAGCAGCTTCGGTATAGGCGTCCGCAGTCAGATCCGGGTGATGAGGCGTACGAAATAGGTGCGAAGCTCCAGCAACTGCATGATAACTCGGAATTAACAGCCTACACTGAGAACTCCCGAAAAGAACCGCAGGCTTCCCACCATACAAAGCAGCCTTGAGTTCACGTAATAAGATTTCTTGTGAAAATTTAGGAAAAAAGAGATGACGAAAAGTGTGACGGATACTACTCCGGAAGCTGGTAACAGGAAAAATCACCGAGCCGCGCTCTTGATAAAACTCCAACATCTGTTTTCCAGAGAGACCCAGCCCCAAACCAATGGCCAGGATTCCACCGGTCGAAGTCCCTGCAATCAGATCAAAATGATCAACTGCTCGCAGTTTGGTCTGAGCCTCCCAAGCTGCCAGAGCAGCGGCCGTAAATGCACCTTTAAGCCCACCCCCATCTAGCGCAAGAATTCTGAATGATACCCCGTCAGAACTTCGACCTCTAACCAGCGGCAAGCGTTCAAGTTGATCACATACCGTCTGTACGAGCGCCCCAACGTTTTCCTCTGTTGCGAGTTTTCGATTTGAAATCTCATCAAAGCCGTTCTTAAGTTGCTGCAAAAGATGAGGATATTTTGCCACAAATTCTCTGGCTGCACCCCCCAATCCAGCCAACAGAAAACACGGAATTCCTCTATCAAGCGCGAGGCCAACTTCCAAAGGAACACCAGCTTGTCCAGCCACTTCCTGCCACCATTTACCGCCTACAACAACTATGACATCGCAGCGAGCGGCCATCCATTTCCTCAATATATCCAGGCTATCATTTCGAGCATTGGTCCCAGAGGCTTCAGAGGTCTCATAGACCATACAACTTTTCCGCCAGTCTTCTATCGACGCATTCTTGCTATCTTTCGACCAATAACGCGATACCGCTAATGCGAGACAATCCTTCTTACCTCCATTCCGTTGATAATTTTTCGCTTCTTCCAATAGGACTGGAGTGAACGAGGGGTGACTTCCGTGCAAGATATGCCCGCCCATTCGAAACACTTGGGAAGCGAAATTACGCACAAACGCGAGCATTTCCGATCTCTCGGTCTCCGAAGAAACTGAAACTTCGGGCAAAGACCCTGACAGCCAAATGCGGGCACCAGCCAATGATGCATTTTGGAGCGTAGGTATAATATATGGAGCCATGCGCACTTACTCCTCTCCAACTTCGATTATTAAGCACCTACAGGCTAGCGTAATCGAAATTACCGCCCAGCGTGCTTAGCGGCATTCTCTATCCACTGGCCAATTTTCAGGTGATCAATGCTTGGATTGTAGTCGTAGACCGCAAATAGTTCGGATAATTTTAGTGCGCTTTTACTGCCCAGTTGATACGGAACATCAGTTTCAGCAACGGAAGGGACCTCACTAAACGGCACCCACTTACCAGCTTTCCATTCTATCCAACTCAGTCGGCCATCGTTACGCCTAATACCAAGCTGATCAAATGGATTTGCACCGCTTCGTTCGTAACCAATAAGACCTTTTTTAACGCTTTGAGCGCACTTGACTTGGTCGAGTTTCACCCCAAGCAGTCCCTTGCCTTGCTGAACACTACGCATGATTTCATAGCGAACCCATGGGCGTGCAAAAGTTTGAGCCCCAACACAAACACAAGTCACAGACGTACCTTCGAGCTTGCTTGTTAAAAAACGCTTCAAGTTATCGGGACTTTCGATCTGCGCTTTTTCAAAGGCAGATTTGTCGAAAAATCCAGATTCAACGCGATCTTGAGTGACCCAAGCATTTTTAATGACTTGAGCGCGCATAACGTCATTGACGTAGTGGAAACTAAAAAATGTATGACGAGCCATAGATATGTGGGTTTGTTGTTAAGAACTTCGCAGGAAAACGATATTGAGCGGTACGGACACTTGCCCGTTGAGACCACCAGGGGAAAACACTTCCTCAATGAGGAAGTTGCACCATCATATTCAGAAAAGCAAGCATGGTGTTGAATTATACCCTGCGGGCAACGGAGTTCGAGTCAAAAGGAAGAAAAACACAAACAGCTTTTTACACTTTTACAGAAGCCATACCCTTGACCGCAGCCGAGAAAAGATCCCGCGCGTTATCATGCCAGAAACGATTATAACTTCCCGCTGGGCACTTATTGCGATCTGACGTGAACAAGGACAGGCGGACGGTGACAGTAAGATTGTCGAAGGAAAACACACGGGGCGCCTCTTTGCCATTTTCAAACTGGCGGCAGTAGCCGTCAACTTTGCGTTCCCAGTCGATCTGCTCCATGCCTTTGGGATCCACAAAATGAATGACGTAGTCCTTCCCAGACTGACCCCAGAAGATGAAGTCAGGAATAAACCGGGCCTCGCGATTCTGTTTGGGATCGTAGTAGGGGATGAAGGGATCATCCAGGTATTGATCCAACTTGCTAAACATCCACCAGTCCAGTTTCTTCAAAACACAGTCGGATTTTTTGACGTAGTCGCGCAGAACCCCGAGAAAACGGACTTCACTTTCGGTGTCAATGATATGCTTAAGGTAGTCGAGACGCTTTCCATTGGAATAAATCGTCGGCAGGTAGTAATGATTTGCCAAATATTCCAAGGTCAGATCCTGATTGTAGGTCTCATGACCGGTCAGTCCCTCAGTCTCCATAATCCGGGTTGCTTCAATTAACCCAAGCTCCATCTGCCCAACCTTACTGGTCAATTCGGCCACACGCCCCTTGGCTTCCTTGGTTTGCGAATTAATGACCTTGTTGACCCGGTTCTGGATTTCCTCGGCATGCACTTTATCCACCGCCATCTGCCGGAAGTGAACAATATCGTCCGGTTCCAGCTCCCGTATCCGCTCAACCTCACGCATCCGCAGCCCAAAATAGTCCATCACCCGCCCAACCATAACTTCCATATTGCGATAACTGCGGGCACTCTGCTTGGCGAAATATTTATCGGAATCCTTGTTGCAATCCCGGAAATGCTTTACCACACTGGGCGAACCGCCATGCGCCAATAGCAAAACCCGGTCATCTTCGACGGCGGCATCGTATTTTGACACCAAATCGAAGTCTTTTGAGGCAATCTCAAATTTTGACGGCACCCGCTCGTCTATCAGCGGCTTGCTTTGATCCCGGTATTCGGGCACCAGCAGCAGACGTTTCCCAACCTCTGGATTCAGTTCCAATCGCAGGAAGTCCTGGACGAGTGGCTTCTCTTTCTTGAGTTCTTCAAGGACGACATTCAGGGCGTCCCTATTGGTCCCGAGCACATATAGAGTCTCAGGCGCTTCGGCTTTTTCGCGAAGACGTCGAAACATCGCCTTGTCATCAAATTCATCATGAAGTTCTTCAAGCCGCTTCCGCGCCCCACCCCAGGACTGGATACGCACGCCTCGCCCCACAGACTGGATAATGAACTTCCGGGCATCATCGCCTGTCCCAATGTTGACAAAGTTGATGACGTTAGGACGATTCGAATCCCAGCCTTCATAAAAACTGCGGGAGCCCATAAGGATGTTGATGGACGAATCCGCCTGGTTCAGTTGCGTAAAGAAACTTTCATCCTCCAGGGTTTCAATTGCATCGAAGCCCGTCAAACTCTCCTTAAGCCACTTTGTGATATCGCCGATTTTAATCAGAGCGAACGGCCTTGCCGAAGTTTTGAGTTTGAAGGCAATTTCCCGGATGTTCCCCGGCCGCACCAGTACTTCAATCTCCCCGGCCTTTCCCGATTCGCTGTTGTAAACATCACGCCAGATATCAGCAGGCCGAATATCCATAATGTCAGCCTGTGCCACACGGAGCGTGCGGCGGTCTTCGTACAGGAATGGAGGCTCGGATGCCAATTCCTCCCACAATTCATCGCGCGCCGCATTCCACATAGGAGTGGGCACTTCCCCCCTGCCAATCGCAATCAGTTGTTGGAAATACAGTTTCAGATCGGCATCTTCCGTATTCACGGAATTCACCAGGGCAAGGAGCAACGGGTGATGATAGAGCCCAGGAACACCCGACTCCGCCCGGAGTTCCCGCACTTTGCGGGCGGTACATGCGATCAGCATCATGCTCTTGAGAACGACTTTTCGCTTTTCGTCATCCGTATAATCGCCACCCGCGCGCCGTTTGAAGGCGGTAAGTTCCTGTTTCAGGATGGCGATATGCTTGCCATACCCACGTGAAATGAACTCGGCCAGATTAAAATTATGGACCGTCGTCGTCAGATCAAGCGTATCCGTGAAGGTGGCGGAAAAATTGAACAGGAACCCGGCTCGGGTCATGATGGTGTAAATATATTTCCGTTTAGAGTCCTCGGCCACACCTTTGTGGGCCTCATCGAGCAGGACATACCACCGGCCGCCATTGTCATAATTGCGGAAGTCTACAATACGTTCCTTATGCTCATCGCTCAAGTTATCCGAGCGGTAATAGAACACTCGCAGAGTGGAATCACGACCGAGGAGACCGCCCGGCGCCTCACGCTTGGCCTCCGGGTATTCCCTGAGTTCGCACAGTTCGATATGGATGGGGGCATCCGGCGCGTGGTTGTATTCGTTAATCGCGTTCTGGAATTGGACCAGCAGGTCTTCCCGGTGGGTCAGCATCAGAACATCACAAACCGGGATCTCCTGCCGCCGCATGAGTAAATGCAGGATTTCAAGGAGTTTGACCAGAACGAGGGTCTTGCCACTCCCGGTAGCCATCCAGAACCCCACCCGGTTACACAGGCGCTCAAAGTCCAGTTGCGGATTATTTTCATCGAGGGCAAAGAAATCATCAACCAATTCCTGAAGCGGGCGTTTCGCCCGGACCAGCGAGAGGTTGAGGGAATTTCGTTCCTTTGCCGAAAGCAGCATGCCGTCGGCATACCATTCGGTCAGTTTCCGCTTTCGCACGACATCTGCGGAGACATCCTCACCGGGGATGAAATCCTCAAACTCTTCGTAGAATTTGAACAGGACGGAAAGGGCCAGCCTCAATGCCAGTTGCTGGTAGTCCCACAGGCTTTTATCGGGTGAGAAACGGCCAAGGGCGAACGTACTCCAGTTCGCCGGCAGCGTCTCAAACGGCACTTTGGATGCCAGATGTTCTAGGGATTTTAACGGCATACGTTACTCACACCACGGGGCCCCAGAAAATGAGCGGTTTTAACAGACGCCAGTCCGGCTTGATAAGGCTCTGGCGCGTTCCATCAGCAAACTCAACCTCATCCGCAGTGATGCGCTTAATCCACTTTCCCGTCACGCAGGACAGGGTTTCAGCCAGGTCAATATCCGGGTAGAGCCGATCCAGGTGGACGTCAACCGCATCTTTCTTATAATCCAATTCAATCGCCCTCGCCATTTTCGAGTCCCTGAAGAAAACGTACTGGCTATAGGGATCGGTCTTGGTGTTGCGGAAGAGGTCACCGTCATCGCCATCATACACGGAGTTGGCGATCGCCTCCTCGTATTGTTCGAGATGGCAGACTTTACAGAAAAGACCGGGGCCGCCCAATTTGATTGGCTTTCCACCTTTCCAATTGGTTGCTGCGAATACCCGTTTGATTCTCGGCAATAGGGTTGTATCAAAATATTCCGCAGTTTCGACGAGGAGAAACCGGCGCCTGATTCTATCGGTTTGATAGGCTTCTAAAATGGCGTGGCCTGTAGTACCTGATCCGGCGAAAAAATCGCCTACCCACTCGTTTTCATCCGCCGTTTGAAGAATAAA
The DNA window shown above is from bacterium and carries:
- a CDS encoding DEAD/DEAH box helicase family protein, coding for MPLKSLEHLASKVPFETLPANWSTFALGRFSPDKSLWDYQQLALRLALSVLFKFYEEFEDFIPGEDVSADVVRKRKLTEWYADGMLLSAKERNSLNLSLVRAKRPLQELVDDFFALDENNPQLDFERLCNRVGFWMATGSGKTLVLVKLLEILHLLMRRQEIPVCDVLMLTHREDLLVQFQNAINEYNHAPDAPIHIELCELREYPEAKREAPGGLLGRDSTLRVFYYRSDNLSDEHKERIVDFRNYDNGGRWYVLLDEAHKGVAEDSKRKYIYTIMTRAGFLFNFSATFTDTLDLTTTVHNFNLAEFISRGYGKHIAILKQELTAFKRRAGGDYTDDEKRKVVLKSMMLIACTARKVRELRAESGVPGLYHHPLLLALVNSVNTEDADLKLYFQQLIAIGRGEVPTPMWNAARDELWEELASEPPFLYEDRRTLRVAQADIMDIRPADIWRDVYNSESGKAGEIEVLVRPGNIREIAFKLKTSARPFALIKIGDITKWLKESLTGFDAIETLEDESFFTQLNQADSSINILMGSRSFYEGWDSNRPNVINFVNIGTGDDARKFIIQSVGRGVRIQSWGGARKRLEELHDEFDDKAMFRRLREKAEAPETLYVLGTNRDALNVVLEELKKEKPLVQDFLRLELNPEVGKRLLLVPEYRDQSKPLIDERVPSKFEIASKDFDLVSKYDAAVEDDRVLLLAHGGSPSVVKHFRDCNKDSDKYFAKQSARSYRNMEVMVGRVMDYFGLRMREVERIRELEPDDIVHFRQMAVDKVHAEEIQNRVNKVINSQTKEAKGRVAELTSKVGQMELGLIEATRIMETEGLTGHETYNQDLTLEYLANHYYLPTIYSNGKRLDYLKHIIDTESEVRFLGVLRDYVKKSDCVLKKLDWWMFSKLDQYLDDPFIPYYDPKQNREARFIPDFIFWGQSGKDYVIHFVDPKGMEQIDWERKVDGYCRQFENGKEAPRVFSFDNLTVTVRLSLFTSDRNKCPAGSYNRFWHDNARDLFSAAVKGMASVKV
- a CDS encoding amidohydrolase family protein — protein: MKFNIHAHIFNFKSILTQEAVRIMGQRAKGSQFGELVIGGLDAVLERLDESGDPDLLAVVFGDSVATNPVLRKLLVKAGLKDTHASQLVSRLSDSIHDNADYKSIRAAFDIIDALLDPDAESDTAAETLGDFLDFLRIALLPNIDQVTDEILGQLRRGDALVPLMMDIIGTKPLKRDLSLFPKQLDSTSRQILRYPGRVLPFVKASGHRKGTGNHDTAFDYVKKAVETMGFVGVKLYPSLGYDLASVADVLEYCNDNDLPVLLHCNRTGFKRGDGDEAFTHPRLWDPILKKHKSLKVCFAHFGGDEFVATHIAPDLNYDNWTEVIHQLILYYPGRVFTDISFNTLPMSKAPNAAAYLPKLKTFIADPEMRSAILWGTDFFMVRQRCRDINYEQYYRKQLGADQFRVIAEDNPQVFLGLDKFKANIQRYLSFLAQPLKSDWSKAGGILMQPEIYKQMSDKLGGDPPLWNPACNRSQQVLAKYLRGLLAPIYRTDLKKDADWMVTLADYKGIHFATAHGFAPAGNAFALEVSARMAKAGVKLKHPDLDWTPVEDEVRHWAKDPNNCIGKLGVALCSLVIPD
- a CDS encoding CBASS cGAMP-activated phospholipase → MAPYIIPTLQNASLAGARIWLSGSLPEVSVSSETERSEMLAFVRNFASQVFRMGGHILHGSHPSFTPVLLEEAKNYQRNGGKKDCLALAVSRYWSKDSKNASIEDWRKSCMVYETSEASGTNARNDSLDILRKWMAARCDVIVVVGGKWWQEVAGQAGVPLEVGLALDRGIPCFLLAGLGGAAREFVAKYPHLLQQLKNGFDEISNRKLATEENVGALVQTVCDQLERLPLVRGRSSDGVSFRILALDGGGLKGAFTAAALAAWEAQTKLRAVDHFDLIAGTSTGGILAIGLGLGLSGKQMLEFYQERGSVIFPVTSFRSSIRHTFRHLFFPKFSQEILLRELKAALYGGKPAVLFGSSQCRLLIPSYHAVAGASHLFRTPHHPDLTADAYTEAADVALATAAAPTFFSAAKIANMVSESSYFDGGVWANCPAMAAIVEAVCYLRIPMDRIDVLSVGTTEEPFTVRKQTRAGIFRWSRKLLKLFMNAQEESSLRHARLLAGEPRFLRVNVMTSPKSYSLDGPKEIGELADLGNRAALDPVVLGQVKSRFLNGVAITPWERF
- a CDS encoding TIR domain-containing protein, which translates into the protein MARHTFFSFHYVNDVMRAQVIKNAWVTQDRVESGFFDKSAFEKAQIESPDNLKRFLTSKLEGTSVTCVCVGAQTFARPWVRYEIMRSVQQGKGLLGVKLDQVKCAQSVKKGLIGYERSGANPFDQLGIRRNDGRLSWIEWKAGKWVPFSEVPSVAETDVPYQLGSKSALKLSELFAVYDYNPSIDHLKIGQWIENAAKHAGR